The following are encoded together in the Streptomyces rapamycinicus NRRL 5491 genome:
- a CDS encoding flavin reductase family protein, which produces MVDRFQGLDPDAFRSALARFPSGVTIVTTRSASGTPHGFTASSFAALSLDPPLVLVCLDRGADCSPVFMAGERFIVNIVTPAHAELAIKFATKGENKFANGAFEFDESGQPLLPDAAAVIRCELEQVVPGGDHVILIGRVHDARTGSGKPVTWYRGGFLRLGESAA; this is translated from the coding sequence ATGGTTGATCGATTTCAAGGGCTGGACCCGGACGCCTTCCGCTCGGCGTTGGCCCGCTTCCCCTCAGGCGTGACGATCGTGACGACGCGAAGCGCGTCAGGCACGCCGCACGGGTTCACCGCGAGTTCCTTCGCGGCGCTGTCGCTCGATCCGCCGCTCGTCCTGGTGTGCCTGGACCGAGGAGCGGACTGCTCCCCCGTCTTCATGGCGGGCGAGCGGTTCATCGTCAACATCGTGACTCCCGCGCACGCCGAGTTGGCGATCAAGTTCGCGACAAAGGGTGAAAACAAGTTCGCGAACGGAGCCTTCGAATTCGACGAAAGCGGTCAGCCGCTACTGCCCGATGCGGCGGCAGTCATCCGTTGCGAACTGGAGCAAGTCGTACCCGGCGGGGATCATGTGATCCTCATCGGCCGTGTACACGACGCGCGGACAGGTAGTGGCAAGCCGGTGACGTGGTACCGAGGTGGCTTCCTGCGCCTCGGGGAGAGTGCCGCATGA
- a CDS encoding DUF4091 domain-containing protein, whose amino-acid sequence MARTSAAVAGFVAGVVVAASTTAIAVTGTNTVTDTGSKATTTWLTAKVADAMGTGDTITWVPTGSFADSAEERVPRYPMTAIRGKDTKELALTAVRNEQVSAQLAIASGQDLDNVKAVAGDLTGPGGAKLSGDDTQVRFVKYVPVQRSKSEVDWSATIDQVSSGKEVSGDRNPDVVGDPLEERSSVDVPAYAAQPLWFTFHIPERARPGTYRGTVKVDADGRTQARYPLTIEVAATSAPDPDDYGFFLDVWAQPETIAQAHGVKLWSDKHWKLIGAYSRDLASRGQKVVNTTIVDNPWHHQWSLGTRESQTATPYSSMVGWTWDGKTFSFDFARWDKYVRTARRAGLGPDIGAFSMLAFQDKEHLTYTDSRTGRTVYENVDLGGDRWREAWGAFLPAFEKHLKAKGWLEDTWLSFDERPISTMTVVKDFVHEIAPAFDDRISVAGSISTEGVASNLSVDWGGIDAMTKEKVAERRAAGKITTFYVYGSPAHPNTLSYSPAVESRMLPWISAQRNLDGFLRWSYNSWTRDPFDQPVHIFTQGDEYLVYPGKDGPMSSIRWEQLKEGIEDYELIAELRKKEGGVADSDALSEALATATRNLDGRTKDVTDIETARAAVVKGLTS is encoded by the coding sequence ATGGCACGTACGTCCGCAGCTGTCGCCGGCTTCGTCGCGGGTGTCGTGGTGGCCGCGAGCACCACCGCGATCGCCGTCACCGGTACGAACACCGTCACCGACACCGGTTCCAAGGCCACCACGACATGGCTGACCGCCAAGGTCGCCGACGCCATGGGTACCGGGGACACCATCACCTGGGTGCCCACCGGGTCCTTCGCCGACTCCGCGGAGGAGCGGGTCCCGCGCTACCCGATGACCGCCATCCGGGGCAAGGACACCAAGGAGCTGGCCCTTACCGCCGTGCGCAACGAGCAGGTCTCGGCGCAGTTGGCGATCGCGTCCGGCCAGGATCTCGACAACGTCAAGGCCGTGGCCGGCGATCTCACCGGACCCGGCGGGGCGAAGCTGTCCGGAGACGACACCCAGGTCCGGTTCGTGAAGTACGTACCCGTGCAGCGTTCCAAGAGCGAGGTCGACTGGTCCGCCACCATCGACCAGGTCAGCTCCGGCAAGGAGGTCTCCGGCGACCGTAACCCCGATGTGGTCGGCGACCCCCTCGAGGAGCGGTCCTCCGTGGACGTGCCCGCGTACGCGGCGCAGCCGCTGTGGTTCACCTTCCACATCCCCGAGAGGGCCAGGCCCGGCACCTACCGGGGCACGGTGAAGGTCGATGCCGACGGCCGCACCCAGGCCCGTTACCCGCTGACCATCGAGGTCGCGGCCACGAGCGCGCCCGACCCCGATGACTACGGCTTCTTTCTCGACGTATGGGCGCAGCCGGAGACCATCGCCCAGGCACACGGCGTGAAGCTCTGGTCCGACAAGCACTGGAAGCTGATCGGGGCCTACAGCCGCGACCTGGCTTCCCGCGGTCAGAAGGTCGTCAATACCACCATCGTCGACAACCCCTGGCACCACCAGTGGTCGCTGGGCACCCGGGAGTCGCAGACGGCCACGCCGTACTCCAGCATGGTCGGCTGGACCTGGGACGGGAAAACGTTCTCCTTCGACTTCGCCCGCTGGGACAAGTACGTCCGGACCGCCAGACGCGCCGGGCTCGGGCCCGACATCGGCGCCTTCTCCATGCTGGCGTTCCAGGACAAGGAGCACCTCACCTACACGGACAGCCGTACCGGCAGGACCGTCTACGAGAACGTCGATCTGGGCGGGGACCGCTGGCGGGAGGCGTGGGGGGCTTTTCTGCCCGCCTTCGAGAAGCATCTGAAGGCGAAGGGCTGGCTGGAGGACACCTGGCTGTCCTTCGACGAGCGCCCGATCAGCACCATGACGGTCGTCAAGGACTTCGTCCACGAGATCGCGCCGGCCTTCGACGACCGTATCTCCGTCGCCGGGTCGATCAGCACGGAGGGCGTCGCGTCGAACCTGTCCGTCGACTGGGGCGGCATCGACGCGATGACGAAGGAGAAGGTGGCGGAACGGCGCGCGGCCGGAAAGATCACCACCTTCTACGTGTACGGCTCACCGGCTCATCCGAACACCCTGTCGTACTCTCCCGCCGTCGAGTCACGCATGCTGCCGTGGATCTCCGCCCAGCGGAATCTCGATGGGTTTCTGCGCTGGTCGTACAACAGCTGGACCCGCGATCCCTTCGATCAGCCGGTGCACATCTTCACCCAGGGCGACGAATACCTGGTCTACCCCGGCAAGGACGGGCCGATGTCCAGCATCCGCTGGGAGCAGTTGAAGGAGGGCATCGAGGACTACGAGCTGATCGCCGAGCTGAGGAAGAAGGAGGGCGGCGTCGCCGACAGCGACGCCCTGTCCGAGGCCCTCGCCACGGCGACCCGGAATCTCGACGGCCGCACGAAGGACGTCACCGACATCGAGACCGCGCGGGCGGCCGTGGTGAAGGGGCTGACGTCATGA
- a CDS encoding TIM-barrel domain-containing protein yields the protein MRTHPRRSRETARFGMFLAAALALTLIPSVTDPLITPAWADTVAQPKVARSADALTVSVPATGKAPGYTVDIATDELAVSTERAGKTVLSTAGGDTGGLRFRSGGQWQHATEVTHWAWKDGVLTLTADTTLDSATVTARLTPTSDRYQLDWDVEGGSPDRLGLAYDLSSAGHWYGHGEAETPQGGPGVDQPWPLDTGEVEHGTFGPASYNMIDPFWYTSTATGLRVDTGDVMDVALNEGKDGLGAFTVESPDTYKATVFVESTPLEVYRDYIGIVGKPAKSDATYEQYAKPLWNSWAQFYTKVDQEKLLDYATDLHDNGLDGHTIQLDDKWESNYGNLTWDSKTFPDPKGMSKKIHDMGFDFGLWVTLWINLDSGNYQHALDNGYLLMDAKDTSKPCEVTWWNGQAGIIDLANPDARAWYEGNLKKLMSDYDIDGLKFDTRFFDEKCAPREGHRATDYQKLGTQLADEYDLQGAGIRVHWNETAHKAGFVTRQVDKGTGWDSLRASATQNLAISTIGYPFVESDMIGGSGGQPAPSKDVLVRWAQSASLMPLMYASTSPVDTNDTTTGQKVDYDQETVDLYRQAIETHKKLAPYIWDQVQSTLKTGDPIMRPLFFDFPKDKESYTVTDEWMLGPAVLAAPKLSTGATRTVHLPPGTWYDVNHGTVIHGPKNLKGYAAPLGVTPAFVNLKARGAAKAIKALKRHDGPAASVLISPDAPSTGSGTPFEVTTEATNWSTRAIRNVQAALDLPDGWTATTAGPTTAKSLKAGGTLTTTWTVTPAADAQWGGHDLTGRVTYDRGQKVSDTVRAEVKAAPGSVAAPYLTTATTDDARYAQGGDQFAIWAGGQDLSGWKDEKGVIYLDDAAGEKATVQAQLVSQDSASPFGKAGIALANDLTAPGKGGYAVLVMTEQYGLEFMTDSDGDGALDTWAGGGSTYHPAYLKLTRDGTAYTAYASKDGETWSRVGTAEVPSAVGTGDAGMVASAANVSYPGENIEAVFSGFSVAS from the coding sequence GTGCGCACCCACCCCCGTAGATCGCGCGAAACCGCCAGATTCGGCATGTTCCTGGCCGCCGCGCTGGCCTTGACGCTCATACCGTCCGTGACCGACCCCCTCATCACACCGGCCTGGGCGGACACCGTCGCTCAGCCGAAGGTGGCCCGCAGCGCGGATGCCCTCACCGTGTCCGTGCCGGCCACCGGAAAGGCCCCCGGCTACACCGTCGACATCGCCACCGACGAACTCGCCGTCAGCACCGAGCGCGCCGGTAAAACCGTGCTCAGCACCGCGGGCGGCGACACGGGAGGCCTGCGATTCCGCTCCGGCGGCCAATGGCAGCACGCGACCGAGGTCACCCACTGGGCGTGGAAGGACGGCGTCCTCACCCTCACCGCGGACACCACGCTCGACAGTGCTACCGTCACGGCGCGGCTGACGCCCACCTCCGACCGTTACCAGCTGGACTGGGATGTCGAGGGCGGCAGCCCCGACCGACTCGGCCTCGCATATGACCTGTCATCGGCGGGCCACTGGTACGGCCACGGCGAGGCGGAGACCCCGCAGGGCGGCCCGGGTGTCGACCAACCCTGGCCGCTCGACACGGGAGAGGTCGAACACGGCACCTTCGGCCCGGCCTCCTACAACATGATTGACCCGTTCTGGTACACCTCCACCGCGACCGGTCTCCGGGTCGACACCGGGGACGTCATGGACGTGGCACTCAACGAGGGCAAGGACGGCCTCGGCGCCTTCACCGTCGAGTCGCCCGACACCTACAAGGCCACCGTGTTCGTCGAGTCGACCCCGCTCGAGGTCTACCGCGACTACATCGGCATCGTCGGGAAACCGGCCAAGAGCGATGCCACATACGAGCAGTACGCCAAGCCGCTGTGGAATTCCTGGGCACAGTTCTACACAAAGGTCGACCAGGAGAAACTGCTCGACTATGCCACCGACCTCCACGACAACGGTCTTGACGGGCACACCATCCAGCTCGACGACAAGTGGGAGTCGAACTACGGCAATCTGACCTGGGACTCCAAGACCTTTCCCGATCCCAAGGGCATGTCCAAGAAGATCCACGACATGGGGTTCGACTTCGGCCTCTGGGTCACCCTGTGGATCAACCTCGACTCGGGCAACTACCAGCACGCGCTCGACAACGGCTATCTCCTCATGGACGCCAAGGACACCAGCAAGCCCTGCGAAGTGACCTGGTGGAACGGCCAGGCCGGAATCATCGACCTGGCGAACCCCGACGCCAGGGCCTGGTACGAGGGCAACCTCAAGAAGCTCATGAGCGACTACGACATCGACGGGCTGAAGTTCGACACCCGCTTCTTCGACGAGAAGTGCGCGCCACGCGAAGGCCACCGGGCCACCGACTACCAGAAGCTCGGCACACAGCTCGCCGACGAGTACGACCTCCAGGGCGCGGGCATCCGGGTGCACTGGAACGAAACGGCCCACAAGGCCGGCTTCGTCACCCGCCAGGTCGACAAGGGCACCGGCTGGGACTCCCTGCGCGCCTCCGCCACTCAGAACCTGGCGATCTCCACCATCGGTTACCCGTTCGTCGAATCCGACATGATCGGCGGCTCCGGCGGCCAGCCCGCGCCGTCCAAGGACGTACTGGTGCGATGGGCGCAGTCCGCCTCGCTGATGCCGCTGATGTACGCCTCGACGTCACCGGTGGACACCAATGACACCACCACCGGGCAGAAGGTGGACTACGACCAGGAGACGGTCGATCTCTACCGGCAGGCGATCGAGACGCACAAGAAGCTCGCCCCCTACATCTGGGACCAGGTCCAGTCCACTCTGAAGACCGGCGACCCGATCATGCGGCCCCTGTTCTTCGACTTCCCGAAGGACAAGGAGAGCTACACCGTCACCGACGAATGGATGCTCGGCCCGGCCGTACTCGCCGCACCCAAGCTGAGCACCGGCGCCACCCGCACCGTCCATCTGCCACCCGGCACCTGGTACGACGTCAACCACGGCACGGTGATCCACGGCCCCAAGAACCTCAAGGGGTACGCGGCGCCGCTCGGCGTCACCCCGGCATTCGTCAACCTCAAGGCCAGGGGCGCCGCCAAGGCCATCAAGGCCCTGAAGCGCCACGACGGCCCGGCCGCCTCCGTCCTGATCAGCCCTGACGCCCCGTCCACCGGCTCCGGCACCCCCTTCGAGGTGACCACCGAGGCGACCAACTGGTCCACCCGGGCCATCAGAAACGTCCAAGCGGCGCTGGACCTCCCCGACGGCTGGACCGCCACGACGGCCGGCCCCACCACCGCTAAGTCCCTCAAGGCCGGCGGAACACTCACCACCACCTGGACGGTGACCCCGGCCGCCGACGCGCAATGGGGCGGTCACGATCTCACCGGGAGGGTGACGTACGACCGTGGCCAGAAGGTCTCCGACACCGTGCGGGCGGAGGTCAAGGCGGCCCCGGGCAGTGTGGCGGCCCCGTATCTGACGACCGCCACCACCGATGACGCCCGATACGCCCAGGGCGGTGACCAGTTCGCCATATGGGCCGGCGGTCAGGACCTGTCCGGGTGGAAGGACGAGAAGGGCGTCATTTACCTCGACGACGCGGCCGGTGAGAAGGCCACGGTGCAGGCTCAGCTGGTCTCCCAGGACAGCGCCTCGCCCTTCGGCAAGGCGGGGATCGCCCTCGCCAACGATCTGACCGCGCCCGGCAAGGGCGGTTACGCGGTGCTGGTCATGACCGAGCAGTACGGGCTGGAGTTCATGACCGACAGCGATGGGGACGGTGCGCTCGACACCTGGGCGGGCGGTGGCTCCACCTACCACCCGGCGTATCTGAAGCTGACCCGGGACGGCACCGCCTACACCGCGTATGCCAGTAAGGACGGCGAGACCTGGTCGCGGGTCGGCACCGCCGAGGTGCCGTCGGCCGTCGGCACCGGTGACGCCGGGATGGTCGCCAGCGCGGCCAACGTCAGCTACCCCGGCGAGAACATCGAGGCCGTCTTCAGCGGATTCTCCGTCGCCTCCTGA
- a CDS encoding DeoR/GlpR family DNA-binding transcription regulator: protein MGAPQARWSALLEILTRDGRIEVEAAADAMQVSAATIRRDLDELARQQMVTRTHGGAVINAIAYDLPLRYKAARNAPEKERIADAAAGLVKAGAVVGLNGGTTTTAVARALTARPELGTEGAGPSLTVVTNALNIANELVVRRHVKLVVTGGVARPASYELTGPLATEVLTRITLDHVFIGVDAIDVRYGATAQDEGEADINRALALRAEQVVVVADSSKLGRRAFARICPVEDVHVLVTDKAAGPALTDPFAAAGVEIVRA from the coding sequence ATGGGGGCACCGCAGGCCAGATGGAGCGCGTTGCTGGAGATACTGACGCGCGACGGACGGATCGAGGTCGAGGCCGCCGCTGACGCGATGCAGGTCTCCGCCGCCACGATCCGGCGTGATCTGGACGAGCTGGCGCGTCAGCAGATGGTCACCCGTACCCATGGCGGCGCCGTGATCAACGCGATCGCGTACGATCTGCCGCTCCGCTACAAAGCCGCGCGCAACGCTCCGGAGAAGGAGCGGATCGCCGACGCCGCGGCGGGCCTGGTGAAGGCGGGCGCCGTGGTGGGTCTGAACGGCGGCACCACGACCACCGCGGTCGCCCGTGCGCTGACCGCCCGGCCGGAGCTGGGCACAGAGGGCGCCGGGCCCTCGCTGACGGTGGTCACCAACGCGCTGAACATCGCCAACGAACTGGTTGTACGCCGCCATGTGAAACTCGTCGTCACCGGCGGCGTGGCCCGCCCTGCCTCGTACGAGCTCACCGGGCCGCTCGCCACCGAGGTGCTCACGCGGATCACCCTCGACCACGTCTTCATCGGCGTCGACGCGATCGACGTCAGATACGGTGCGACGGCCCAGGACGAGGGCGAGGCCGACATCAACCGGGCGCTGGCACTGCGCGCCGAACAGGTGGTCGTCGTCGCGGACTCCTCCAAGCTGGGCCGGCGGGCCTTCGCCCGGATCTGCCCGGTGGAGGACGTCCATGTGCTGGTGACCGACAAGGCGGCGGGCCCCGCGCTGACCGACCCGTTCGCGGCTGCGGGCGTGGAGATCGTCCGGGCCTGA
- a CDS encoding LysR family transcriptional regulator, producing MPVPDLTLQQLRAVRTLAASGSFTKAAAAEHISQSVLSRRIKEVERLLRVRLFDRTTRQLDMTAAGHAFLLMTGAVLDDVDTRLSRFMSYVAAQSGTIALAALPSLAAAVLPGVMRGFMLDHPEVEFEIIDGAADEVVERLEGGTVELGLTAHGDLPDGFCFTPLLREQFYGVAHHSHPWSARSSISWADFNGETVVATRPGTSIRAITDAAFSKHSISVSHHFNACSAATIRGLLRAGVGVAALPALELQGFGLDDLVAVPVVSPGASRVTGVLYRCSQDLSPVAARFLDYMHAAEVDPHRGVSRVHEGHTGEPGPRQRAWG from the coding sequence ATGCCGGTCCCTGACCTGACGCTGCAGCAGCTTCGCGCAGTCCGGACACTCGCCGCATCCGGCAGTTTCACGAAAGCAGCAGCGGCAGAGCACATCTCTCAGTCAGTCCTCAGCAGAAGGATCAAGGAAGTCGAGCGTCTCCTGCGGGTGCGGTTGTTCGACCGCACCACTCGGCAGCTCGACATGACGGCCGCGGGTCATGCCTTTCTCCTCATGACGGGCGCCGTCCTCGACGACGTGGACACGCGACTGAGCCGCTTCATGTCGTATGTGGCGGCCCAGTCCGGAACCATCGCCCTGGCCGCGCTTCCGTCGCTCGCGGCGGCTGTGCTGCCGGGCGTGATGCGCGGCTTCATGCTGGATCACCCCGAGGTGGAGTTCGAGATCATCGACGGGGCCGCGGATGAAGTTGTCGAACGCCTCGAAGGTGGGACTGTCGAACTCGGCTTGACCGCCCACGGTGACCTGCCAGACGGCTTCTGCTTCACACCACTGCTGCGGGAACAGTTCTACGGGGTCGCGCACCACAGCCATCCTTGGTCGGCGCGGAGTTCCATCTCGTGGGCGGACTTCAATGGTGAGACCGTGGTCGCAACGCGGCCCGGAACCAGCATCCGAGCGATCACCGACGCCGCGTTCAGCAAGCACTCGATCTCGGTGAGCCACCACTTCAATGCCTGTAGCGCGGCGACCATCCGCGGGCTGCTACGGGCCGGCGTGGGCGTGGCAGCTCTGCCGGCCTTGGAGTTGCAGGGTTTCGGTCTGGATGATCTGGTCGCGGTACCCGTGGTTTCTCCGGGAGCAAGCAGGGTCACCGGCGTGCTGTACCGCTGCTCTCAGGACCTCTCGCCCGTCGCGGCTCGTTTTTTGGATTACATGCACGCGGCCGAGGTCGATCCCCATCGAGGAGTCTCCCGCGTTCACGAGGGCCACACCGGCGAGCCAGGACCACGGCAGCGGGCCTGGGGATGA
- a CDS encoding AMP-dependent synthetase/ligase — protein MDLTSFEPTRTLPGLLLDRANREPDAVALRYWRDGVMQTITWRTYRDRVQDLALGLVAQGVRHGDRVAVMSSARPEWVFAALAVQSVGGVVIGVYPTNSPAEIEQLLVHSEAVAFIGETPTELSKVAKVATHTPKLRLVVGIDATPPELPEVIRGTPWEALCDEGTQYADDSADPLSELVAGGSLDDAAVLFYTSGSTGAPKGVTHSHRSLQHAVQTFVGLYPQLLRHEHDAVGFLPLAHVAPALVSVFAPLLSRLVVTYCRIGDYEDVLRSVRPTAVLWPPRFYEKIAGELIAQTEVWPRLRRYAYGAAMWVGRRVAERRWSHRRPSVPLRIAYAAALRWVFLPLRATVGMDRIRVAYTASAAMPESVIAIWQIWGLDLRENYGLTETAGCPIAHFNHPFPRPGSIGREFPDPRFQVKVADDGEMLLRAPLLFDGYWRNPAETEAAYQDGWFRTGDLIERIPRGDIRLIGRKKDVIITRGGKTINPQPIETRLKESSLINEAIVVGDARKYLTVLFEPSTTAAARSAEVLAERLRAEVARVNADLARVEQLKDFRVLPRSLEVERGERTANGKIKRNAVVSSFATLIDDMYGANDDAAIANHVRSRPN, from the coding sequence ATGGATCTGACCAGTTTCGAGCCAACCCGGACGCTACCGGGGCTGCTGCTCGATCGCGCGAACAGGGAACCCGACGCCGTCGCGCTGCGCTACTGGCGTGACGGGGTGATGCAGACGATCACGTGGCGGACGTACCGGGATCGGGTGCAAGATCTCGCGCTCGGCCTTGTCGCGCAAGGTGTGCGGCACGGCGATCGCGTCGCGGTGATGAGCAGCGCACGCCCGGAGTGGGTGTTCGCCGCGCTGGCCGTGCAGAGTGTCGGCGGCGTCGTGATCGGCGTCTATCCGACCAACTCACCTGCCGAGATCGAGCAACTCCTCGTACACAGCGAGGCCGTCGCCTTCATCGGCGAGACGCCGACGGAGCTCAGCAAGGTGGCGAAGGTCGCCACACACACACCGAAGCTGCGGCTCGTGGTCGGAATCGACGCCACTCCGCCGGAGCTGCCCGAGGTGATCAGAGGGACACCGTGGGAAGCGCTGTGCGATGAAGGAACACAGTACGCCGACGACAGCGCCGATCCTCTGTCCGAGCTGGTCGCCGGCGGCTCCCTCGACGATGCCGCCGTGCTGTTCTACACGTCGGGATCCACGGGAGCTCCGAAAGGCGTCACCCATTCGCACCGCTCGCTTCAGCACGCGGTTCAGACGTTCGTCGGCCTCTACCCGCAGCTCCTCCGCCACGAGCACGATGCCGTGGGCTTCCTGCCGTTGGCCCACGTGGCGCCGGCGCTGGTGTCGGTGTTCGCGCCGCTGCTCTCACGGCTGGTGGTCACATACTGCCGCATTGGTGACTACGAAGACGTGTTGCGTTCGGTGCGGCCGACGGCAGTGCTCTGGCCGCCGCGGTTCTACGAGAAGATCGCCGGCGAACTGATCGCACAGACGGAGGTCTGGCCGCGACTTCGTCGCTACGCCTATGGCGCCGCCATGTGGGTCGGCCGCAGAGTAGCCGAACGCCGTTGGTCCCATCGCCGGCCCTCGGTACCGCTGCGGATCGCGTACGCTGCCGCACTTCGTTGGGTGTTCTTGCCACTGCGGGCAACCGTCGGAATGGATCGCATCCGGGTTGCCTACACCGCGTCTGCCGCGATGCCCGAAAGCGTCATCGCGATTTGGCAGATCTGGGGGCTCGATCTTCGCGAGAACTACGGTCTCACCGAGACCGCCGGGTGTCCCATAGCTCATTTCAACCATCCGTTCCCCCGTCCGGGCTCCATCGGCAGGGAATTCCCGGACCCACGGTTCCAGGTGAAAGTCGCGGACGATGGCGAAATGCTGCTCCGCGCGCCGTTGCTCTTCGACGGATACTGGCGCAACCCGGCGGAGACCGAGGCTGCTTACCAGGACGGTTGGTTCCGCACCGGTGACCTGATAGAGCGCATACCCCGCGGCGACATCCGGCTCATCGGCCGGAAGAAGGACGTGATCATCACCCGAGGCGGCAAAACGATCAATCCTCAGCCCATCGAAACCCGGTTGAAGGAGAGCTCACTGATCAACGAGGCGATCGTCGTCGGCGACGCCCGTAAGTACCTCACCGTCCTGTTCGAGCCGAGCACAACCGCAGCCGCCCGGTCGGCAGAGGTCCTGGCCGAACGCCTGCGGGCGGAGGTCGCTCGGGTCAACGCGGACCTCGCGCGGGTGGAGCAGTTGAAGGACTTTCGCGTTCTGCCGCGGTCCCTGGAAGTCGAGCGCGGCGAGCGGACTGCGAACGGCAAGATCAAGCGCAATGCCGTCGTGAGCTCGTTCGCAACGTTGATCGACGACATGTACGGCGCGAACGACGATGCGGCGATCGCAAACCATGTGCGCTCGAGGCCGAACTAG